A single region of the Salvia splendens isolate huo1 chromosome 18, SspV2, whole genome shotgun sequence genome encodes:
- the LOC121777296 gene encoding probable xyloglucan endotransglucosylase/hydrolase protein 30, which yields MDKLKNHMLLLLHVLCLCISHAAAFNDISIIPFTQGFTTLFGESNIIPSQDDQSVQLHLNQYTGSGFRSSDHYNHGFFSAKIKLPSDYTAGIVVAFYTTNGDLFKKTHDELDFEFLGNIKGKAWRFQTNMYGNGSTHRGREERYYLWFDPSREFHRYSILWTTNNIIFYIDDVPIREIVRNDEMGADFPSKPMGLYATIWDASDWATSGGKYRANYKYAPFVAEFTDFAVHGCTADPLEEVTATECAERDDHLAGADFATLTQKQRSAMARFRSKYIYYSYCYDTVRYPVPPPECVIDPVMRQQFKETGRPKFERRHRRFKQKSQVMGTRNYGNQDEE from the exons ATGGATAAACTCAAAAATCAtatgctcctcctcctccatgtATTATGTTTATGCATATCCCATGCTGCAGCTTTCAATGACATCTCCATCATCCCTTTCACCCAAGGCTTCACCACTCTCTTCGGCGAATCCAACATCATCCCCTCCCAAGATGATCAATCCGTTCAACTCCATCTCAACCAATACACAG GGTCCGGCTTCCGATCATCGGACCACTACAACCACGGCTTCTTCAGCGCGAAAATCAAGCTTCCGTCCGACTACACAGCCGGGATCGTTGTCGCCTTTTAC ACTACAAATGGGGACTTATTCAAGAAGACACACGACGAGTTGGATTTCGAGTTTTTAGGCAACATAAAGGGGAAAGCATGGAGATTTCAGACGAATATGTATGGGAATGGAAGCACACacagagggagagaagagagataTTACCTCTGGTTTGACCCTTCCAGAGAGTTTCATAGATACAGCATATTATGGACCACCAACAATATTAt ATTTTACATTGATGATGTTCCAATCCGGGAGATAGTAAGAAATGATGAAATGGGGGCTGATTTCCCATCCAAGCCTATGGGATTATATGCTACAATATGGGATGCTTCTGACTGGGCTACTTCTGGTGGTAAATATCGAGcaaattacaaatatgcccCTTTTGTTGCTGAATTTACCGACTTTGCCGTCCATGGATGCACCGCCGATCCATTGGAGGAGGTCACGGCCACCGAATGTGCCGAAAGAGATGATCATCTAGCCGGAGCTGATTTTGCAACACTAACACAAAAACAAAGGTCGGCTATGGCGAGATTCAGGTCAAAGTACATATACTATTCATATTGTTACGACACGGTACGGTACCCGGTTCCACCACCGGAATGTGTTATTGATCCGGTTATGAGGCAACAATTTAAGGAGACGGGGCGGCCAAAGTTCGAACGTCGTCACCGGAGATTCAAGCAAAAAAGCCAAGTTATGGGAACTAGAAACTATGGAAATCAAGATGAGGAGTGA